The Candidatus Nitrosymbiomonas proteolyticus genome has a segment encoding these proteins:
- a CDS encoding phosphoribosylformylglycinamidine cyclo-ligase, which yields MPDESLTYLSAGVNIDEAQRALRGVLPDVQATYTENVVAGVGGFGGLFHASFPGIDQPVLVASIDGVGTKTRVASMVGDYTGLGKDIVNHCINDILCQGARPLFFLDYFAASRLSGQILEEVLRGASEACRAVGCALLGGETAEMPGVYAEDEIDVVGSIVGVVEYARRLPRPTIRPGDTLIGIASDGLHTNGFSLARKSLFEIGGLSVRQPVPGLNTTIGEELLRPHRCYFNALYPLLQEEVGIKSLAHITGGGLHDNVPRALPPDTQAIVERRTWTPQPLFMLIQELGGVPDYEMYRTFNMGIGMVVVVDSDAAPAVVQRLSESGESAAVIGSVQHGAHDVQFV from the coding sequence ATGCCGGACGAATCCCTCACGTACCTGTCAGCGGGCGTCAATATCGACGAAGCTCAAAGAGCGTTGAGGGGCGTTCTGCCAGACGTGCAAGCGACCTACACCGAGAACGTGGTCGCGGGAGTCGGGGGCTTTGGCGGGCTATTCCACGCGAGCTTCCCCGGAATCGATCAGCCCGTGCTGGTGGCGAGCATCGACGGGGTCGGAACTAAGACGCGGGTTGCCTCGATGGTGGGCGATTACACCGGCTTGGGCAAGGACATCGTGAACCACTGCATCAACGATATCCTGTGCCAAGGCGCGCGGCCGCTCTTCTTCTTGGATTACTTCGCGGCCTCAAGGCTCTCTGGCCAGATTCTGGAGGAGGTCTTGCGAGGGGCATCGGAGGCTTGCAGAGCGGTGGGTTGCGCTCTGCTAGGGGGTGAGACCGCCGAAATGCCGGGCGTCTATGCCGAGGACGAGATCGACGTTGTGGGCTCGATCGTCGGGGTCGTCGAATACGCGCGTCGGCTTCCCCGCCCGACGATCAGGCCCGGCGACACCCTCATCGGCATCGCAAGCGACGGGCTCCACACGAACGGTTTCTCGCTCGCGAGAAAGTCGCTCTTCGAGATCGGGGGGCTGTCCGTTCGCCAGCCCGTTCCGGGGCTGAACACCACCATCGGCGAGGAGCTATTGCGCCCCCATCGCTGCTATTTCAACGCGCTGTATCCGCTGCTCCAAGAAGAAGTTGGCATCAAGTCGCTCGCCCACATCACCGGGGGCGGACTCCACGACAACGTACCGAGGGCGTTGCCCCCCGATACTCAGGCGATCGTCGAGCGGAGAACGTGGACGCCCCAACCGCTTTTCATGCTGATCCAGGAACTCGGAGGCGTGCCCGACTACGAAATGTACCGCACGTTCAACATGGGGATTGGAATGGTGGTCGTGGTCGACAGCGACGCTGCGCCGGCGGTTGTGCAGCGCCTCTCCGAGTCCGGGGAGTCAGCGGCGGTCATCGGCTCCGTGCAGCACGGTGCGCACGACGTGCAGTTCGTGTAG
- a CDS encoding peptidylprolyl isomerase, translating to MRVALFLLPLLLLLAGCEEPAKPRETATKPAANTPDPAPVLKEMDIDQVPDEAHKPLTNPKDGEEVAVIETNLGKIVVRFFPDVAPKHVENFLKLAKEGYYDGTKFHRVIPGFMIQGGDPNSKDDDRMNDGAGGPGYTVKGEFNRVPHVRGILSTARTMDPDSAGSQFFVVVADSHFLNPKFYEDGKVVPGKEGYTVFGAVVSGIEVADKIVNLPRDANDNPLPDNPAVLKKVKIAKWPVK from the coding sequence ATGAGAGTTGCGCTGTTCCTTTTGCCATTGCTCCTGCTCTTGGCAGGCTGCGAAGAACCTGCCAAACCCCGAGAGACCGCCACGAAACCTGCGGCGAACACGCCCGACCCTGCCCCCGTTCTGAAAGAGATGGATATCGATCAAGTGCCCGATGAGGCCCACAAGCCCCTCACGAACCCGAAAGACGGCGAGGAAGTGGCTGTTATCGAAACCAACCTCGGCAAGATCGTGGTGCGATTCTTCCCCGACGTCGCGCCCAAGCATGTCGAGAACTTTCTGAAACTCGCGAAGGAAGGCTATTACGACGGTACGAAGTTCCACAGGGTGATCCCCGGGTTTATGATTCAGGGAGGGGACCCGAACAGCAAAGACGATGACCGGATGAACGACGGCGCAGGCGGCCCCGGGTATACGGTCAAGGGCGAGTTCAACAGGGTTCCTCACGTTCGCGGGATTCTTTCTACGGCGCGTACGATGGACCCCGACAGCGCGGGAAGTCAGTTTTTCGTCGTCGTTGCGGATTCCCACTTCCTCAACCCGAAGTTTTATGAGGACGGCAAGGTCGTTCCGGGCAAGGAGGGTTACACCGTTTTCGGAGCGGTGGTCTCGGGAATCGAGGTGGCCGATAAGATCGTGAACCTGCCCCGCGACGCGAACGACAACCCGCTTCCCGATAACCCCGCGGTCCTCAAGAAGGTCAAGATCGCGAAGTGGCCGGTGAAATAG
- a CDS encoding RNA polymerase sigma factor, sigma-70 family, whose protein sequence is MVATFRRRWEGWALAVADELSQSDRRRAFAGEGGRQGQLDGLGTVIEREAPAGDGWSKADVHRARLMRLALRLCNGDRDAASDLAQQAIANACCRLGLDGDRDLWPYLRTSLLHLYIDRARLLKRELPLDALGEYRSKNAFLYGSGHESDSDRELRLNFLRKSVKSVLAEMPDSQVALLLLIYAEGHSLEEAGTRLGLSAEAVKQRLKRARERFRKTSLRLQVEFEL, encoded by the coding sequence ATGGTTGCGACGTTTCGTCGCCGCTGGGAGGGCTGGGCGTTGGCTGTGGCCGACGAATTGAGCCAATCGGACCGCCGGCGGGCATTCGCAGGGGAAGGTGGCAGGCAAGGTCAGCTTGATGGACTAGGAACGGTGATCGAAAGGGAGGCTCCAGCGGGTGACGGGTGGAGTAAGGCCGACGTGCATCGCGCACGGCTGATGAGGCTGGCGTTGCGTCTCTGTAACGGGGACAGGGACGCCGCCAGCGACCTCGCCCAACAAGCGATCGCGAACGCCTGCTGTCGGCTAGGCTTGGATGGAGACCGCGATCTTTGGCCTTATCTGCGGACCTCGTTGCTTCATCTCTACATCGACCGCGCGAGGTTGCTCAAGAGGGAATTGCCGTTGGATGCTCTCGGTGAGTACCGAAGCAAGAACGCGTTCCTGTACGGGTCCGGACACGAATCCGACTCCGATAGGGAGTTACGGCTGAACTTTCTCCGGAAGAGCGTCAAGAGCGTGCTCGCTGAAATGCCCGACTCGCAGGTCGCGCTCTTGCTGCTGATCTATGCCGAGGGCCATTCGCTGGAAGAAGCCGGGACGCGCCTGGGGCTGTCTGCCGAGGCCGTCAAACAACGACTGAAGCGGGCGCGAGAACGATTCCGAAAGACAAGTCTGCGGCTTCAGGTGGAGTTTGAATTATGA
- a CDS encoding PEP-CTERM domain protein — translation MYTKRGMALILAALGATSVTMGSVVATYLFDGDLSAFESGPPSLTAVDPYGLNSFSTDFIYSATRTTYVTEGDAGDDGFGGSLNAGVTLDTTGLAAADEYSVDMVVKFDETDGTWRKLIDVYGMDEDNGFYISPSGYLQLWNSGTNPSGTSYLSPDTYYHLALTVASNGTVKAYLDGGEEVSLTGSSAFVRSDPTMTFFLDEVNTGHLEYTDVTVGLIRFWDHALSSGEVASLAADPYAIVPEPASLLALGLGAAALLRRKRR, via the coding sequence ATGTACACCAAGCGTGGAATGGCACTGATACTCGCGGCGCTCGGGGCAACATCGGTGACGATGGGGTCCGTCGTCGCGACTTACCTGTTCGACGGCGATTTGAGCGCCTTCGAGTCGGGGCCGCCTAGCCTCACCGCAGTCGATCCCTATGGTTTGAATAGCTTTTCGACTGATTTCATCTACTCTGCAACCCGCACTACCTACGTCACCGAAGGGGACGCGGGGGACGATGGGTTTGGAGGTAGCTTGAACGCAGGCGTAACTCTCGATACCACGGGTCTCGCCGCCGCCGACGAGTATTCGGTCGATATGGTCGTCAAGTTCGACGAGACCGACGGAACCTGGAGAAAGCTGATCGACGTGTACGGCATGGATGAAGACAATGGCTTCTACATCAGCCCCAGCGGGTACCTGCAACTCTGGAACTCAGGGACAAACCCCTCCGGAACATCCTACTTGAGCCCCGACACCTACTACCACCTTGCGCTGACGGTGGCGAGCAACGGGACGGTCAAGGCGTACCTCGACGGCGGGGAGGAAGTGTCGCTGACGGGAAGCTCGGCGTTCGTGCGCTCCGACCCGACAATGACGTTCTTCTTGGATGAAGTTAACACGGGCCATCTTGAATACACCGATGTGACGGTGGGACTGATCCGTTTCTGGGATCACGCTCTGTCGAGCGGAGAAGTGGCATCGCTCGCAGCGGACCCCTATGCGATCGTTCCCGAACCCGCTTCCTTGCTAGCCTTGGGGCTGGGTGCGGCCGCCCTACTCCGACGCAAGCGGCGATAG
- a CDS encoding LemA family protein — translation MWVFLTLIGILVVLLIVAISAYNSLVSLRQQTGNAWAQIDVQLKRRYDLIPNLVETVKGYMKHEQDTLEKVIKARNMALAATTVGEKATAEKAVGAALTGIFGLAEAYPDLKSNENMIQLQEELRGTENKIAFARQYYNDIVTAYNTKIEAFPTNIFANMGKFEPKELFELEEPAAREPVKVKF, via the coding sequence ATGTGGGTCTTCCTGACTCTGATCGGAATTCTCGTCGTCCTGCTGATCGTCGCCATCAGCGCCTACAACAGCTTAGTGTCGCTACGGCAGCAGACGGGCAACGCATGGGCGCAGATCGACGTTCAGCTCAAGCGTCGATATGACCTTATCCCGAACCTTGTTGAGACGGTGAAGGGGTACATGAAGCACGAGCAGGACACGCTCGAAAAGGTCATCAAGGCCCGCAACATGGCCCTGGCCGCAACGACCGTCGGAGAAAAAGCGACAGCCGAGAAGGCGGTCGGCGCGGCTCTTACGGGGATTTTCGGCTTGGCGGAGGCCTACCCCGACCTCAAGTCCAACGAGAACATGATCCAACTCCAAGAAGAGCTGAGGGGCACCGAGAACAAGATCGCTTTCGCGCGCCAATACTACAACGACATCGTCACGGCTTACAACACCAAAATCGAGGCTTTTCCTACGAACATCTTTGCCAACATGGGTAAGTTCGAGCCGAAGGAGCTCTTTGAATTGGAGGAGCCGGCGGCCCGCGAGCCCGTGAAGGTGAAGTTCTGA
- a CDS encoding phosphoribosylformylglycinamidine synthase subunit PurL, producing the protein MAAISSEVYTSLGLNESEYARIVRLMGRDPNAVELAMFSVMWSEHCGYKYSRQVLSRFGKYKEALEGKGLENAGIVDIGDGLGVTMKVESHNHPSAVEPYQGAATGVGGIIRDILTMGARPVALLNSLRFGPVISGQDSPDHVQRNRYLFSHVVEGIGGYGNCVGVPTVAGEVGFHKRYSGNPLVNAMCVGVLDLRAIATAAARGVGNPVLYLGSATGKDGIHGATFASDALDEGSEAKRPNVQIGDPFAGKLLIEATLEALKTGAIVAIQDMGAAGLTCSTIEMSAKGQVGMEIELDLVPTREAGMTPVELMLSESQERMLAVAQAGRELEVIAVFRKWGLHAVVIGNVTSERNVVVRQNGEVVATLDPLWLANECPTYSTDAEAPDYHAQARSWAPQDLNSVNLPGALLQLLSSPNLSSKKWVFQQYDQQVQTQTQTPAGKGDAAVIDLRGTKKALALKIDGNARQVYFDPRVGGHLAVCEAARNVACVGARPVAVTDGLNFGNPQRPHVFWQFREAVEGIAEACEVFGTPVISGNVSFYNESDLGEVLPTPLIGMLGVIDDAAASISMVPRNSTGFVVMLQVPHSNLPQQGLGASEFLAAVLGVENGCPEPPNLAAEKTLCEVLAGVIGQGWLEWAHDLSEGGLLVAAAEVCAVGGCGMELDFGNVAFSGSGYTPLGRFASPASALFGEVSGRVLAGIDLSKRHIVEQLDKQARENGLELVVLGMYARAAKRLQVKQMGQMLVDVSTDEISRAYEATLALD; encoded by the coding sequence ATGGCGGCGATCTCTTCTGAAGTCTACACGTCGCTGGGCCTCAACGAGTCGGAATATGCCCGAATCGTCCGACTGATGGGCCGCGATCCGAATGCCGTGGAACTCGCGATGTTCTCGGTGATGTGGAGCGAGCACTGCGGCTATAAGTACTCGCGGCAGGTTTTGTCCCGGTTCGGCAAATACAAAGAGGCTCTGGAAGGCAAGGGCCTTGAGAACGCGGGCATCGTCGATATCGGGGACGGGTTGGGCGTGACGATGAAGGTCGAATCGCACAACCACCCCTCCGCGGTCGAGCCGTATCAGGGCGCAGCCACCGGGGTCGGAGGGATCATCCGCGATATCTTGACCATGGGCGCTCGCCCGGTCGCATTGCTCAATTCGCTGAGGTTCGGCCCCGTGATCTCAGGACAGGATTCGCCCGATCACGTTCAACGCAACCGCTACCTCTTTTCCCACGTGGTCGAGGGCATCGGCGGGTATGGCAATTGTGTGGGAGTCCCGACGGTGGCCGGCGAAGTGGGCTTTCACAAGAGGTACAGCGGAAACCCGCTCGTGAATGCGATGTGCGTGGGAGTCCTCGATCTTCGAGCCATTGCGACCGCGGCGGCGAGGGGTGTCGGAAACCCGGTCCTTTACTTGGGATCGGCCACGGGCAAAGACGGCATCCACGGCGCGACGTTTGCGAGCGACGCGCTGGACGAGGGGAGCGAAGCCAAGCGCCCGAACGTGCAGATCGGCGATCCGTTTGCGGGCAAGCTCTTAATCGAAGCCACGCTCGAAGCGCTCAAAACCGGCGCGATCGTGGCGATCCAAGACATGGGCGCAGCGGGGTTGACGTGCAGCACGATCGAGATGTCGGCCAAGGGCCAAGTCGGAATGGAGATCGAACTGGACCTCGTCCCCACACGAGAGGCCGGGATGACCCCCGTCGAGTTGATGCTGAGCGAAAGTCAAGAGCGGATGCTGGCTGTCGCCCAGGCCGGACGAGAACTAGAGGTGATCGCCGTTTTCAGGAAGTGGGGACTCCACGCCGTGGTCATCGGCAACGTGACTTCGGAGAGGAATGTGGTGGTTCGCCAGAATGGGGAGGTCGTCGCAACCCTCGACCCCCTTTGGTTGGCGAACGAGTGCCCGACCTATTCGACGGACGCCGAAGCCCCGGATTACCACGCGCAAGCACGGTCGTGGGCGCCCCAAGACCTCAACTCCGTGAACCTGCCCGGCGCTTTGCTCCAGCTACTCTCCAGCCCCAACCTTTCCAGCAAGAAGTGGGTGTTCCAGCAATACGATCAGCAGGTGCAAACTCAGACCCAAACTCCGGCCGGGAAGGGGGATGCGGCCGTCATCGACCTGCGCGGTACCAAGAAAGCGCTGGCTCTCAAGATCGACGGAAACGCGCGCCAGGTGTACTTCGACCCTCGCGTGGGCGGACATCTCGCCGTCTGCGAGGCGGCCAGGAACGTTGCTTGTGTGGGAGCGCGGCCCGTCGCCGTAACCGATGGGCTCAACTTCGGCAACCCCCAACGGCCCCATGTGTTTTGGCAGTTCCGAGAGGCCGTCGAGGGAATCGCGGAAGCCTGCGAGGTCTTCGGCACCCCGGTAATCAGCGGAAACGTCAGCTTCTACAACGAGAGCGATTTGGGAGAGGTGCTTCCAACTCCCTTGATCGGAATGCTCGGCGTAATCGACGATGCGGCAGCTTCGATCAGCATGGTCCCAAGGAACTCCACCGGTTTTGTGGTGATGCTGCAGGTTCCTCATAGCAACCTCCCGCAACAGGGTCTCGGCGCGAGCGAGTTCCTCGCTGCCGTCTTGGGAGTCGAAAACGGTTGCCCCGAACCCCCCAACTTGGCGGCCGAAAAGACCCTCTGCGAAGTGCTTGCGGGCGTGATCGGGCAAGGGTGGCTCGAATGGGCGCACGACCTCAGCGAAGGGGGGCTGCTGGTCGCGGCGGCCGAGGTCTGTGCGGTCGGCGGGTGCGGGATGGAATTGGATTTCGGCAACGTCGCGTTTTCGGGTTCGGGATATACGCCCCTTGGAAGGTTCGCGTCCCCGGCTTCTGCGCTGTTTGGAGAGGTGTCGGGGAGGGTGCTTGCCGGGATCGACCTCTCCAAGCGGCACATCGTCGAGCAGCTCGACAAGCAGGCGCGCGAAAACGGGCTCGAACTCGTCGTGCTGGGCATGTACGCTCGGGCCGCCAAGAGGCTTCAGGTGAAGCAAATGGGGCAGATGCTCGTCGATGTCAGTACCGACGAAATCTCAAGGGCTTACGAAGCCACGTTGGCACTGGACTGA